A DNA window from Trichosurus vulpecula isolate mTriVul1 chromosome 2, mTriVul1.pri, whole genome shotgun sequence contains the following coding sequences:
- the LOC118839875 gene encoding olfactory receptor 52K2-like, whose amino-acid sequence MSVMNSTSLHPTSFLLMGIPGLEHLHIWISIPFCSAYTLALLGNCTLLFIIKVDATLHELAMYLFLAMLSAIDLVLSSSTLPKMLALFWLGDHEINFHACLTQMFFLHSFSIMESAILLAMAFDRYMAICEPLHYATVLTQQLIARIGMAAAARAVALMTPLPFLLRSFPYCWGRVITHCYCEHMAVVKLACGNTWFNNVYGIAVALGIGGMDLFFVALSYALILRAVLRLASREARYKAFGTCVSLVGAILAFYTPAVLSSFLHRMARHAAPHVHILAANFYLLFPPMVNPIIYGIKTKQICDRVLGLFQRKNV is encoded by the coding sequence ATGTCAGTCATGAATAGCACCTCCCTGCACCCAACCTCCTTCCTGCTGATGGGGATTCCAGGTCTAGAACATTTACACATCTGGATCTCCATCCCTTTTTGCTCAGCTTACACCCTGGCCTTGTTGGGCAATTGTACTCTCCTCTTCATCATCAAGGTAGATGCTACTCTCCATGAGCTGGCCATGTATCTCTTTCTGGCCATGTTGTCAGCCATTGATCTGGTCCTCTCCTCCTCCACATTGCCTAAGATGCTGGCCCTGTTCTGGCTTGGTGATCATGAGATTAACTTCCATGCCTGCCTAACCCAGATGTTCTTCCTCCACTCTTTTTCCATCATGGAGTCAGCCATCCTCTTGGCCATGGCCTTCGACAGATACATGGCCATCTGTGAGCCTCTTCACTACGCCACAGTGCTGACGCAACAACTCATTGCTAGGATTGGAATGGCAGCTGCAGCCCGGGCTGTGGCCCTCATGACCCCACTGCCATTCCTTCTCAGAAGTTTCCCATACTGTTGGGGCCGGGTGATCACCCACTGCTATTGTGAACACATGGCAGTGGTAAAACTGGCCTGTGGTAACACATGGTTCAACAATGTCTACGGCATTGCAGTAGCACTGGGTATAGGTGGGATGGATCTATTCTTTGTGGCCCTCTCCTATGCTCTGATCTTGAGGGCAGTGCTGAGACTAGCATCTCGAGAAGCCCGCTATAAGGCCTTTGGAACCTGTGTGTCTCTTGTGGGTGCCATCCTGGCCTTCTACACACCTGCAGTACTCTCATCATTCTTGCACCGTATGGCCCGCCATGCTGCTCCTCATGTCCATATCCTTGCTGCTAATTTCTACCTACTATTCCCACCTATGGTCAACCCTATAATCTATGGCATCAAGACAAAGCAAATTTGTGACCGGGTCCTAGGTctattccagagaaagaatgtgtAG
- the LOC118835271 gene encoding olfactory receptor 52I1-like: MLTSPCNQTSDNSFILIGIPGLEGAHLWLAAPLSFMYAVALVGNTLILTVIWVDPTLHEPMYYFLCILAAVDIIMATSVAPKMLSIFWTGDGAITFIACFAQMYVVHAATAVETGLLLGMAFDRYVAICKPLHYQTILTPKMMLGIGLAIMVRAILFMTPLSWMVIQLPFCGSHMVPHSYCEHMAVAKLACADYMPSSLYSLIGSSIIVGSDVSFIATSYSLILQAVFRLSSRDARLKTLSTCGSHVGVMVLYYFPGIISHYVEWFGQGVVPLHTQVLLADFYLVIPPTLNPIIYGLRTKQILERVLGVLRNCWCTV; this comes from the coding sequence ATGTTGACATCACCTTGCAACCAGACATCAGATAATTCTTTCATCCTCATAGGCATCCCAGGCCTGGAGGGGGCACACCTGTGGCTGGCAGCTCCATTGAGCTTTATGTATGCTGTGGCTCTTGTAGGGAACACTCTAATTCTGACTGTGATCTGGGTCGACCCTACTCTGCATGAGCCCATGTACTACTTCCTGTGCATTCTGGCAGCTGTCGACATCATCATGGCAACCTCTGTAGCTCCCAAGATGTTGAGCATCTTTTGGACAGGTGATGGTGCCATCACATTCATCGCCTGCTTTGCTCAGATGTATGTGGTCCATGCAGCCACAGCGGTTGAGACAGGCCTGTTACTAGGCATGGCTTTTGATCGCTATGTGGCCATCTGCAAACCCCTGCACTACCAAACCATCCTCACACCCAAGATGATGTTGGGGATTGGCCTGGCTATCATGGTGAGAGCTATTCTGTTCATGACTCCACTGAGCTGGATGGTGATTCAGCTGCCATTCTGTGGCTCACACATGGTCCCCCATTCCTATTGTGAGCACATGGCTGTGGCCAAGTTGGCATGTGCTGATTATATGCCTAGCAGCCTTTATAGTCTGATTGGTTCCTCTATCATTGTGGGTTCTGATGTGTCCTTTATTGCCACCTCCTACAGCCTGATTCTGCAGGCAGTGTTCAGACTTTCTTCTAGGGATGCCCGACTCAAGACTCTCAGCACCTGTGGCTCACATGTAGGAGTCATGGTGCTCTACTATTTTCCTGGGATAATATCCCACTATGTGGAGTGGTTTGGGCAGGGTGTAGTGCCTCTGCACACCCAGGTGCTACTTGCTGatttttatttagtcattccacCCACCTTGAACCCTATCATCTATGGCCTGAGGACCAAACAGATCCTAGAGCGAGTGTTAGGTGTGCTAAGGAACTGTTGGTGCACTGTGTGA